In Pseudomonas grandcourensis, the DNA window CAGGCCATAACCCTGCTGCTGCCCGGCCAGGCGGAAGTGCGGTTCGAACACCTGCTCCAGCCGCTGCTCCGGCACGCCCGGCCCTTCATCATCGACATGCAGGATGAACGCGCTTTCGTCGTCATCGATGTGCAGGTGCGCGTTCTGCCCGTACTTCAACGCATTGTCGATCAGGTTGCCGATGCAGCGCTTGAGCGCCAGTGGTTTGCCCGGGTACGCCGCCAGCGCCCGTCCCTGTTGGGTCACGCGACCGTTGCCGTTGGGGGCCAGGTACGGCTCCACCAGGCAATCGAGCACATGGTTGAGGTCCACCGGCTCGATGTTCTCGTGGATGTCGGTGTCTTTCACGCATTGCAGCGCACCCTTGACCAGCAATTCGAGCTCGTCCAGATCGCGCCCGAACTTGGCTTGCAGTGTTTCGTCTTCGAGCAACTCGACCCGCAGGCGCAGGCGGGTGATCGGCGTGCGCAGGTCGTGGGAAATGGCGCTGAACAACTGGCTGCGCTCGGTCAGGTAACGGCTGATGCGCTCGCGCATGGTGTTGAAGGCGCGCCCGACCTCGACCACTTCGCTGCCGCCGCCCTCGGCCACCGGTTCCACGTCGGCCCCCAGCGACAGGTCCCGCGCCGCCCGCGCCAGGCGCTTGAGCGGACGACTCTGCCAGTGCACCAGCAGGCCGATGAACAACAGCAAAAAGCTGCTGGTCAGGACGATGAACCACACCTGTTGCGCCGGCAGGCCCTGCTCTTCAAGACTGGTGTAGGGCTCGGGCAACAGCGAGGCGATGTACAGCCATTCGCCCGGCGCCATCTGGATCTGCGTGACCAGCACCGGCGGATTCACCGGTTCCAGAGTCAGCGCGTAGTGCGCCCAGGAGCGTGGCAACTCATCGAGCTTCAGGCCGCCATTGAAGATGCGCAGGTCTTCCGGGCTGACGAAGGTCACCGAGATGTCCGTGTCCTGACCAAGGGACTGGCGCAGCACTTCGTCCACCGCCTTGAGCACCGCCTCTTTGCGCGGGGTGATGGGCAGCACTTCCATGCCCAGGGGCTTGTCGTTGAGCGTCACCACGAACCGGGTGCCGCCCATGCTGCGCAACTGGTCGAGCACCAAGGGTCGAAACGCCACCGGTAACGAACGGAAATAACTGACGCTGGCGGTCATTGAATGGGCCAGGCTGCGGGCGCTGGTGACCAGGCCCTCGAGCTGGGTGGCACGCAGTTGCGACACCCAGATCACGCTCGACAATGTCTGGGCGAACAGCACCGCCAGCAGGGTCAACAGCAACATTCGCCCGAGCAACGAACGCGGCATCGGCACCTTGGTGGCGAGCTTGCGCAACGTCTCAGTGACCATTACTGGCAACCACGTTGGCTGCCAGTTGGTAGCCGCTGCCACGCACGGTGCGGATCAGTCGCGGCGGTTTCTCGGTGTCACGCAGGCGCTGGCGCAACCGGCTGACCGCCATGTCGACGATGCGATCCAGGGGCATCAGTTCACGGCCGCGGGTGGCATTGCCGATGGTGTCGCGGTCGAGGATTTCCTGCGGATGATCGAGGAACAGCTTGAGCAGCGCAAAGTCGGCACCCGAGAGAATCACCTCTTCGCCGTCGATGTGAAACAACCGATGGCTGACCATGTCCAGCCGCCAGTCATCGAAGGCCAGCACCTCTCCGCCACTGCGCTCCTGACCGAACTGCGCGCGGCGCAGCAACGCCTTGATCCGTGCCTGCAATTCCCGTGGGCTGAAGGGCTTGCCGAGGTAATCGTCGGCGCCCAGCTCCAGGCCGATGACGCGATCGGCTTCGTCGGAACTGGCGGTGAGCATGATGATCGGCACCTGCGCCTGGCGTGGATGCTGGCGAATCCAGCGGCACAGGCTGAAGCCGTCTTCGTCGGGCAGCATCACATCAAGGATCACCAGATCACTCGGCGCCTCGTTCAGCGCCTGGCGAAAGCCGGCACCGTCGGGCGTGGTACGTACCTGGAAACCGGCACGGGTCAGGTAGGTATCCAGCAACTCGCGTATCTCTTGATCGTCATCGACCAACAAAATCGACTTGTTGACTGAGCTCACGGGGCGGCGTCCTTGATATTGGAATTGGGCGGATTATGCCTGATGCACCATTTTTACAAACACCACAAAACCACTGTAGGAGTGAGCCTGCTCGCGATTACGGTTTCACATTCAACATTTCTGTCGACTGACACACCGTCCATCGCGAGCAGGCTCGCTCCTACAAGTAATCGGGTTTCAAGCCGGGAGAGATTGTTCCAAAGCCACACCCGCACCCATCAACCCCGAATACGGCGCCGTCACCAGCCACACCGGAATCCCCTTGAAGTAATCGCTCATGCAACCCTTGTCGGCGAAGCACCGGGCGAAACCGCTTTCGAGGAAGAAATCGGCAAACCGCGGAATCACCCCGCCAACGATGTACACGCCACCGCGTCCGCCAGTGGTCAGTACGTTGTTGCCGGCCACGCGACCGAGCCAGCAGCAGAACTGCTCAAGCACTTCCACGGCAATCGGGTCGCCCGCCAGCCCGGCAGCGGTAATCGCTTCCGGCGTGTCGAGCACCGGCGTGTGCCCGTCCACCGCGCAGATCGCCCGGTAGACGCGGGGCAAGCCGCCACCGCTCAGGGCTGTTTCTGCACTGACATGGCCAATTTCGTTGAAGATGTGCTGCCAGAGTTGGGTTTCACGCGGACTGCTCAACGGCAGATCGACGTGACCGCCCTCTCCCGGCAACGCGGCGAAACGGCCCTCGCCCAGATCGAGCAAGGTGCCGACGCCCAGGCCAGTGCCCGGGCCAATCACCACCGCCGGGCGCAGCGGCTCCGGCGTGCCTTCGCAGACCACGCGGAATTCGCCGGGCT includes these proteins:
- a CDS encoding glucokinase, encoding MKLALVGDIGGTNARFALWKNQQLESVQVLATADHASPEEAISLYLSGLGLAPGSIGSVCLSVAGPVSGDEFKFTNNHWRLSRKGFCQALQVDQLLLVNDFSAMALGMTRLQPGEFRVVCEGTPEPLRPAVVIGPGTGLGVGTLLDLGEGRFAALPGEGGHVDLPLSSPRETQLWQHIFNEIGHVSAETALSGGGLPRVYRAICAVDGHTPVLDTPEAITAAGLAGDPIAVEVLEQFCCWLGRVAGNNVLTTGGRGGVYIVGGVIPRFADFFLESGFARCFADKGCMSDYFKGIPVWLVTAPYSGLMGAGVALEQSLPA
- a CDS encoding ATP-binding protein, translating into MVTETLRKLATKVPMPRSLLGRMLLLTLLAVLFAQTLSSVIWVSQLRATQLEGLVTSARSLAHSMTASVSYFRSLPVAFRPLVLDQLRSMGGTRFVVTLNDKPLGMEVLPITPRKEAVLKAVDEVLRQSLGQDTDISVTFVSPEDLRIFNGGLKLDELPRSWAHYALTLEPVNPPVLVTQIQMAPGEWLYIASLLPEPYTSLEEQGLPAQQVWFIVLTSSFLLLFIGLLVHWQSRPLKRLARAARDLSLGADVEPVAEGGGSEVVEVGRAFNTMRERISRYLTERSQLFSAISHDLRTPITRLRLRVELLEDETLQAKFGRDLDELELLVKGALQCVKDTDIHENIEPVDLNHVLDCLVEPYLAPNGNGRVTQQGRALAAYPGKPLALKRCIGNLIDNALKYGQNAHLHIDDDESAFILHVDDEGPGVPEQRLEQVFEPHFRLAGQQQGYGLGLGIARNIAHSHGGEVSLQNLREGGLRVTLQLPRSVD
- a CDS encoding response regulator codes for the protein MSSVNKSILLVDDDQEIRELLDTYLTRAGFQVRTTPDGAGFRQALNEAPSDLVILDVMLPDEDGFSLCRWIRQHPRQAQVPIIMLTASSDEADRVIGLELGADDYLGKPFSPRELQARIKALLRRAQFGQERSGGEVLAFDDWRLDMVSHRLFHIDGEEVILSGADFALLKLFLDHPQEILDRDTIGNATRGRELMPLDRIVDMAVSRLRQRLRDTEKPPRLIRTVRGSGYQLAANVVASNGH